In Paenibacillus durus, the DNA window CAGGACCCGCCAGGAAAGAAACAAAGGCGGCAACATCTTCCGGAGTCGACAGGCGTCCAAGCGTGATTTTGCTGCCGAACTCCTTGGTTGCTTCGCCTTCGGCTTCTCCCTTGGAGCTTGTAATTTGTTTATCGATGGAACCCCACATCGGAGTTTGGACGATGCCGGGGCAATAAGCGTTTACGGTGATTCCGTATTTCGCAAGTTCTTGAGCGGCGGTCTGCGTCAGCGAACGAACCGCAAATTTCGAAGCGGAGTAGACGCTGAGGCTGGCATTGCCGACATGGCCGGCCTGAGAGGAGGCATTTACGATTTTGCCGCCATGTCCCAGTTCCTTCAGTTTGGCAGTCGCAGCCTGAATTCCCCAGATGACGCTGGCTACATTAATGTGGAATACTTTGTCCAAATCCTCAACCGTCACTTCTTCAAGCATTTTTACAGGCGCAATACCTGCATTATTGACAATAACGTCGAAGCCTCCCAGCTTCGCGGCCGTTTCATCGACTGCGGCGAATACCTGATCCCGATTCGAGACATCGGCTTTCAGCGCCAGGGAGCGCCCGCCGGCCGATTCAATTTCCCCTGCAACTTTCTTCGCGTTATCCTCATTCAAATCTACAACCGCAACAGCAAACCCGTCTTGACTGAGCCGAAGCGCAATAGCGCGGCCAATACCTTGTCCTCCGCCTGTCACCAGTGCTACTTTCCCGTCAACTCTACCCATTTTCGTGC includes these proteins:
- a CDS encoding (S)-acetoin forming diacetyl reductase is translated as MGRVDGKVALVTGGGQGIGRAIALRLSQDGFAVAVVDLNEDNAKKVAGEIESAGGRSLALKADVSNRDQVFAAVDETAAKLGGFDVIVNNAGIAPVKMLEEVTVEDLDKVFHINVASVIWGIQAATAKLKELGHGGKIVNASSQAGHVGNASLSVYSASKFAVRSLTQTAAQELAKYGITVNAYCPGIVQTPMWGSIDKQITSSKGEAEGEATKEFGSKITLGRLSTPEDVAAFVSFLAGPDSDYMTGQSPLIDGGMVFL